The genomic region GGCGTTTTTAGTGTGGCAAATGATAAGAGTTACATTATTATAAATGCTCCAGAAGATACAAAAAAAGCTTTGAGATATACATTTTCCCAAAGTAGAATTTATTTGAATAGTAGTAATTCGATAAATAATTTTAATGTTTATCTGGATAACGAAAAGGATTCATATGTTGATAATAGTAATTGGGTAATTACTTTAAAAAGGCCAGGATTTTTACTTGAATATCTTTATCTAATTTTTTCATCGAGAGAATTTTTCCACTCGAGTGTCAATGATCATGTAAAACTTGGAAGGACAAAAATAGGAAATTTTCAAATTCCAATTTTAACTGAAGAGGATCAGTCAGTATTTAAAGATCTTTATTTTATTATACAAAATGAAGTTAATAAGGTTATAAAAGTTTATTTTATAAACCTAGTAAATCAGATTTTGAGGTTTATGTTGAACAGTGAAACATTTAATCTTGAAAATACAAATCTTTTAGATGTTATTCATAATCTTCGGAAGGATATAGATGCAAGTCAAAATGATTCAGATTTACTTTATAAATCTTTATCAAATAGTAACTCTTTCATTTCTAGTTTCATTTTAAGAATGAATTACCTTATTCATAATGTCTAAGCGAATAACTAATATAAAAATAAGAAATTGCGGGGCCTATTTTGATGAATATTCTATTCCGTTGCACTCTGGTCAAAACTTGCTTATTTATGGCGAAAATGGATCTGGAAAATCTTCATTATATAAAGCATTAAATTCATTTTTTCGCAATTCTGTTTCCACACAAGAATTTACTAAGAATTTATTTAATAGTAATAATGATGGCATTGTCGAAGTAGAATTTTCAAATTTTTTGGAAAGTGATGATCCTAATTCTGAAAGATATTGTTTCTCAGAGAGTGCTTCAAATAATGAAGTAGCATTTATTAAGGAAGCATCGCTTTTAAACGGTTTTTTGGATTATACTGATTTATTAAAAATTTATCTAAAATCAGATCCTAATCCAAATTTATTTGAGCTCATCATTCTTAATTTATTAAGGGAATTTATTCCGGTTTCCTCCGCTTCTTCTATTAGTATAGGTGATCAATATGACGCTTTAATAAACGATCTTATCACAAATACCAGGAATACTAGGAGTCGATCCCATAAGAGTGGATTATTGAGGATAGACGAATTCGATTTAAGTTTGCGGACGTTGCTTGATAAAATTTTTATTCTAGTCAATGTTTATATTAAAGATTATTTTTTCTTAAGTGATATTGCCATTGAATACCATCTTGAGAAATTAGAATTTTTCTATCCATCAAAACAAAAATCTACTTGGTTTTTAAAAACTGATTTGCGTCTTAAGATTTTAAAAAATGGCACTGAGTTGGGAGAAGAATATAAGAATTTCCTCAATGAAGCAAGACTTTCGTCAGTAGCTATTTGTTTATACTTGGCTTCATTAAAGCTTTTTCCTAATGAAGTTGACCTTAAACTTATTTATTTGGATGATATTTTTATCGGTTTGGACACTTCAAACCGAATTCCAATTTTGAATATTTTAAATGAACAATTTTCTAACTATCAGATTGTCATATCTACTTATGATAGAGGCTTTTTTGAAGCCTGCATTAGAAAGTTAGGCAAAACTGGTCAATGGGATTGGAAACCTATTGAATTATATGTTGGTGAAACGGATCACAACAATGCAAAAATCGAAGTTCCCATTCTGATTTCTAGCGATTCTGATTTAGAAAAAGCACGTTATTTTTTATATAATAATCAAAAACCTGATTATCCTGCTGCTGCTAATTATTTTAGAAAATATTTAGAACATAGGTTATTAGAAGTTTTTCCTGATGAAATTTTTAGAGAAGATAATCTTCAAATTATTGACGCCTACAAATTATCTAAGACATTTAAAGCTTGCAAAAAACTATTACAGCAGAATGGTATAGCAATCAGTGAATTTGAAAATTTGCAATCATACCTTTTTCTCTTGTTGCATCCTTTATCTCATCATAATACATCATCAAACACTTATAAGAGAGATTTAAAGGAAATTGATAATTATATATTTAATTTACTTGAAAGTCATAGGAAGCTAGGGTTTATTAAGAACTTAAGACATTTTGCAAAGGATACAACGATTAGAATTGAGTTTTTTATAAACCAGTATAACATTTGGTATTATGAGTTTTATGTTAAGGATTGTTTATTTTTCAATGTAGAAACCGGCTTATTTTCGGAAGTTGAATTGACTTGCACAAAATTTTATTCAATAAAAAATAAAGTGAAACAAAAGGTCACTACTTTAAATAGAGGTACTTCAAATATAAACTATCGGTCGATTAAAGAAGCATTTGAAGAAATTGGTAAGATCATTTCAGCTCGTTATAGGTTTTATAAATTTAATCTTGATTACGATAGGTACGTTAGTATTTATGATGGAACTAATTGGATACTTTTCGACGATACTTTAAAAGCATCCAGATTAACTCAGAATGTTAAACCTATGCCAGTTGTCGAACCTTTACAAGTTAAGAAAGCAGAAGTATTAAAAAGTAGCTAATGAAACTACTTCTTTTGATTGCCATATTTCATTTGTATTTATTTCCATAATTGTTAGCTTACCATTTTGTCCTGCGCCTGTATCTAGATTTGTAATTTCAAATGCTTGCATTGGGGAAATTGTGTTCCACCTTTTTGTGGCCGTATGTCCAATAACATTTGATTAAAATTTGTCAATTGCCCAGAAACATATTCTTGATTCTTTAGTTTTAATGCATCCATCCATAAACTCCTATCAAAATAGTAATTTTCTTCATTTTGGACATAGAATGGATTTAATAAATCAAATCCAGCATGAACAAAACATCTATTTTCATCATCAACATGGTATAAAGTCTGTCTTTTAAAAAAGGCTTTATGACTTTCAGGAATATGCTGGGCATTCAGAGAAGTCTTGTAGCCATTGGCACTCTTAATAATTTTACTATTAGGTTGGCAATGTTTTAAATAAGATTCAAGGGTTGTCAGTCCCCCATAATTCAATGATAGTGGATGATAGTCAGTTTCTAAAAATTGATGGAACCATGCATCATGATTTCCCCTGATAGCGATCAAATTCTTAATTTTTAACAGTTCTTCTACGCACTCAAAGACGTCATTATTACGATCAACTACATCAACCAATTGGATTAATGTATCATTCTCATAATTAAACATGGAGCCTTCTAAACATTGAATTAATGCCCGATACGCTCCATGGATATCTCCCATAACAGATATTCTATTTTCCTGCTTTTCCATCTTTTATTTGGCTAGAGAATAACTAAAATTTACCGTTCCTGTTGAGCAAAATGTATTAAAGGGAACAATATTAGAGTTAGGACCTCGTGCTTTGTTTGCAGTTTGTTGATTTGGTGATAGGATCTTCATTGTTGTATTCAAATTTAAAACTGGTCGTATATGTTCGTTGAAATTTTTCTGCAGACGTTTAACGCTTACTCTACAATATCTTTGGGTTGTTCTTATTGATCTGCGTCCAAGCATTTTTCCTACGTCTTCTAACGGCATTCCAAGATTTAGCATTATATTTGCGAATGTGTGCCGAGCTAGATGAGTCGTCAAATTCCTTTTTATGCCGCATATTTCCGCGATCTCTTTAAGATAGCCCTTGTACCTGGTATTTGAGTTTATAGGCATTAATACGCCTCTTACAACACATTTTGGATGCTCTTTATACCTCTCTATTAATTGTTCAATTAGTGGGAGCATAGGTACAATTTCATACACATCTGTTTTTCCCCTATGCTTAGCTAACCACTTTTCATTATTCTGCCCTACCAATATAATATTTTCAGGTGTCAAATTGTAAATATCCTGAAATGCAAACCCTGTAAAGGTTTGGAAAATAAAGGCATCCCTTACTTCATTTAATCTATCAATACCAAAATCTTTATAAAATATTCTTAGTACCTGGTCGTATTCTAGAGGTGGAATTTCTTTTTGATCTCCACCACATACAAAATCCTCAATGGGATTTGTGATATTGATTTGTTTCTTTACACCGATTTTAATTACACGTTTAATCTTCTTTATGTGTTTTTTGGCAGTAGCTTCGCTTAAAGGTTTTGGCACCTCTAAAGTCAGGTAATCATATATTTCATCTCCGAATTCTGGGGAAATCTCCTTGAAATCTATATCATCCTTCTTGTATCTTAATTGTAAGAATTTCAGTAATTTCTTTTTTATCGTTTTTAACTGAGTTTTGGTAAAGGGAGAACGGTCACCCTTTTCTATCATTTTTTGAAACTTCTCAATGAATTCATCAAAAACTTCAAGAAAGGTAGGAGCAAGATCAATTTTAACTTCAGGAATAACAGCCTCCTCTACTGGAGATTTTTTAGAATATACCCTTTTAATCATTTCTGGGGTAACTATTTCATGCTCGAAAAATAGTTTATCGTAAATTCGATTTAGATCAACCATCATTCCTGCAATTTTTTTATTAATTGTTCGGAAATCAGGTTCACCTTTCCCTACCGTTTTTGTTTCAACATCCCAGTTGGTTGGTAAAATTGTTTTGGATACAGGTACTTCTTTGGGCTTTTGATCTTTTAGGGTAATTCGAATATTAAGGGGAGCTTTTCCTGTAGTCTTTCTAGACTTGGTTCTTAAAATAATGGGAAGTAAATCCAGTTCATGTTTGATTTTTTCCATTTATACACAATTAGAATTAACAATAAAATTGCTAAGCCTTATCAGCCATTCTCACGTAAAATCAAATCCGTGGTGGTCAAATGTAGATCTTATAGATGACCACCACAATGACCACCATATGAAACTGGTTAAGATGAACTTAAATAACCTAAAAATTAGTATTTTGAAGGGAAGAAGATATAGATTAAACTAAAAAAAGGCACACCTAAGTGTGCCTTTGTGATCCCGCTGGGATTCGAACCCAGGACCCATACATTAAAAGTGTATTGCTCTACCAGCTGAGCTACGGAATCTTGTACTTGTTATTTTGTAGTACCCTTCGTTGTTTGAAGTGATGCAAAGGTAGCGCTTTTGCCCTTAATTGCAAATTCTGAATAGCTTTTTTTTATAAAAAAATCGAAACTCCCTCATTTTAAAAGGAATAAATTTTCATGCTTTAAAGCTGCTGTGAACAACATTCTTCAGCAGTCCCCAAAAAAAATATGCGGCGCATGTTGCATAATTTATAAAGAATATTTGATATATTAGTGATATCAAATTAATATCAATTTAATCTAACAAGATGGAAAGAATCATCAAACCCGCATCAGGCTATTTAGCACTGTTAATCTTATTGTTAACAGTTGCAGGAGGAGCGTATTCCTTATATATTGCCGCCACGACAGATAACAAGATCGTCGGACTTGTTCTTGTGTTTATCGCATTTGTCGTATTCCTAATAATCGTTAAAGGGCTGTTGATCGTAAATCCCAATCACTCAAGGGTATTGAACTTATTCGGTAAGTATCAGGGAACGATCAAGGACAATGGGCTGTTTTTTATTAATCCTTTCTTTACGGCTCAACGTATTAGCTTAAGATCGGAGAACCTGCAGGGACACACGTTAAAGGTGAATGATAAAATGGGTAATCCGATTGAGATTGCGGCTGTAATCGTTTGGAAGGTAGGAGATACCTTCAAGGCGGCATACGATGTGCAAAGCTATAACGATTATGTGCGCGTGCAGAGTGAGGCGGCGGTGCGCCACTTGGCAGTAAGCTTTGCCTATGATAATTTCGAAGACGAGAATGCCGAGATCACCTTACGCGAGGGCGGAGATGCAGTGAATGCGATCTTAGAGAAAGAACTGACGGACCGTTTGGCGAAGGCCGGCGTAATTGTAGAGGAAGCTAGAATTACACACCTGGCATATGCCGCGGAGATCGCTGGTGCGATGTTGCAGAGGCAGCAGGCAACCGCGATTGTTGCCGCTCGTGCGAAGATTGTTGAGGGGGCAGTAGGCATGGTCGATATGGCTTTGAAAAAGCTGTCCGCAGAAAATATTGTGGAGTTGGACGATGAGAGAAAAGCAGCTATGGTAAGCAACCTAATGGTTGTATTATGTGGAGAGAAGGCAGCGCAGCCCGTAGTGAATGCGGGAACACTGTATAATTAGATGGTCGGCGGGAGCAGGCAACGATTTAAAAAAATGATATCATGAAGAAAAGTTTTGTAATCCGTGTTGATGACGAACTATATAAACAATTGGAAAAGTGGGCGCACGATGAATTCAGAAGTGTCAATGGTCAAGTCGAATACCTTATCCATTCCAGCCTACAGAAAGCGGGAAGGCTAAAGAAAACTAGCGCTAAACCCAAAAAAGAAAGCGATCAGGATAATTCCTGATCGCTTTTTGTATATTTAATCCAGTAAGACTTAATCCCGACGGATATATTCTCTGTCTTCATCACTCAAACCATCATCATTCCCTAAGAACTCCGGATCCGATTGCGTCGGAGAATAGGGGTTCGTTACGCCGTACTCTTTTGGATGCTTATTTTTTTTCCGGAAGAGCATGCCACCAACTACCACGCCCATGAGGAAAAATACCCCTAGGATCAAAAGCTTCGACGTTCTAATCTCCCCGAATAACCAAAAACTGGCTTCTTCTTTATTATTAAATAAGATAACTAGCAGTAAGGCTAACACGATGGCGACTATGATGGTTTTCGGTTTCATAAGCTTTGATTTCAAGCAAATCTATAAAAAATCATTGTAATGAGAAACATAGCCAAAGCCAAGAACATTTGTAACGAATTGATTGTTATTAAAGCTGCAGAGGATGTTTTCTGAAATAATATCAGGTAAAACACGTTTATTTATAGAGAATCAAATTTAAACTTAACAAGCATTTTGATAGAAAAACGAATTGGCAATACACCTTTGAGACGATGTGGGCACTTATCTGAAAAGTTTAGCGCCAATATCTATATTAAAGATGAAAGCTGCAATCCTGGAAAGTCGTCTAAGGATAGAGCTGCTTATTTTATGTTGGAGGAGGCCATCAAGGGCAACAAGATTCAACCGGGCGGCACAATTGTAGAAGCTAGCAGTGGGAATACGGGAATCAGTATTGCGTTAATGGCGCAAGAGATGGGCTGCCGCGCGAAGATCTTCGTTTCTAAATCTTGTTCGGAAGAGAAGAGAGCATTGTTGGAAGCTTATGGTGCCAGTATTGAAATCTGCGATAATTCATTTGGATTACACGTGTTCAATTCTACACAGTACCAAGCGCAGGCATATGCTGCCAATCATGAAAACGCTTATTTTACAAATCAATATTACAATTCAGCCAATATTAAAGCACATTATAAAACGACTGGACCTGAGATTTGGGAGCAGACCCATCATCAAGTTACCCATGTTGTCGCAGGAATAGGTACCGGGGGAACTATTTCGGGAATCGGTAGGTTCTTAAAAGAGCAAAAGAAGGACATTAAGGTATGGGGCGTAGAACCAACGAAC from Sphingobacterium sp. BN32 harbors:
- a CDS encoding AAA family ATPase, producing the protein MSKRITNIKIRNCGAYFDEYSIPLHSGQNLLIYGENGSGKSSLYKALNSFFRNSVSTQEFTKNLFNSNNDGIVEVEFSNFLESDDPNSERYCFSESASNNEVAFIKEASLLNGFLDYTDLLKIYLKSDPNPNLFELIILNLLREFIPVSSASSISIGDQYDALINDLITNTRNTRSRSHKSGLLRIDEFDLSLRTLLDKIFILVNVYIKDYFFLSDIAIEYHLEKLEFFYPSKQKSTWFLKTDLRLKILKNGTELGEEYKNFLNEARLSSVAICLYLASLKLFPNEVDLKLIYLDDIFIGLDTSNRIPILNILNEQFSNYQIVISTYDRGFFEACIRKLGKTGQWDWKPIELYVGETDHNNAKIEVPILISSDSDLEKARYFLYNNQKPDYPAAANYFRKYLEHRLLEVFPDEIFREDNLQIIDAYKLSKTFKACKKLLQQNGIAISEFENLQSYLFLLLHPLSHHNTSSNTYKRDLKEIDNYIFNLLESHRKLGFIKNLRHFAKDTTIRIEFFINQYNIWYYEFYVKDCLFFNVETGLFSEVELTCTKFYSIKNKVKQKVTTLNRGTSNINYRSIKEAFEEIGKIISARYRFYKFNLDYDRYVSIYDGTNWILFDDTLKASRLTQNVKPMPVVEPLQVKKAEVLKSS
- a CDS encoding metallophosphoesterase, producing MEKQENRISVMGDIHGAYRALIQCLEGSMFNYENDTLIQLVDVVDRNNDVFECVEELLKIKNLIAIRGNHDAWFHQFLETDYHPLSLNYGGLTTLESYLKHCQPNSKIIKSANGYKTSLNAQHIPESHKAFFKRQTLYHVDDENRCFVHAGFDLLNPFYVQNEENYYFDRSLWMDALKLKNQEYVSGQLTNFNQMLLDIRPQKGGTQFPQCKHLKLQI
- a CDS encoding site-specific integrase, producing MEKIKHELDLLPIILRTKSRKTTGKAPLNIRITLKDQKPKEVPVSKTILPTNWDVETKTVGKGEPDFRTINKKIAGMMVDLNRIYDKLFFEHEIVTPEMIKRVYSKKSPVEEAVIPEVKIDLAPTFLEVFDEFIEKFQKMIEKGDRSPFTKTQLKTIKKKLLKFLQLRYKKDDIDFKEISPEFGDEIYDYLTLEVPKPLSEATAKKHIKKIKRVIKIGVKKQINITNPIEDFVCGGDQKEIPPLEYDQVLRIFYKDFGIDRLNEVRDAFIFQTFTGFAFQDIYNLTPENIILVGQNNEKWLAKHRGKTDVYEIVPMLPLIEQLIERYKEHPKCVVRGVLMPINSNTRYKGYLKEIAEICGIKRNLTTHLARHTFANIMLNLGMPLEDVGKMLGRRSIRTTQRYCRVSVKRLQKNFNEHIRPVLNLNTTMKILSPNQQTANKARGPNSNIVPFNTFCSTGTVNFSYSLAK
- a CDS encoding SPFH domain-containing protein, which produces MERIIKPASGYLALLILLLTVAGGAYSLYIAATTDNKIVGLVLVFIAFVVFLIIVKGLLIVNPNHSRVLNLFGKYQGTIKDNGLFFINPFFTAQRISLRSENLQGHTLKVNDKMGNPIEIAAVIVWKVGDTFKAAYDVQSYNDYVRVQSEAAVRHLAVSFAYDNFEDENAEITLREGGDAVNAILEKELTDRLAKAGVIVEEARITHLAYAAEIAGAMLQRQQATAIVAARAKIVEGAVGMVDMALKKLSAENIVELDDERKAAMVSNLMVVLCGEKAAQPVVNAGTLYN
- a CDS encoding Arc family DNA-binding protein, whose amino-acid sequence is MKKSFVIRVDDELYKQLEKWAHDEFRSVNGQVEYLIHSSLQKAGRLKKTSAKPKKESDQDNS
- a CDS encoding PLP-dependent cysteine synthase family protein is translated as MIEKRIGNTPLRRCGHLSEKFSANIYIKDESCNPGKSSKDRAAYFMLEEAIKGNKIQPGGTIVEASSGNTGISIALMAQEMGCRAKIFVSKSCSEEKRALLEAYGASIEICDNSFGLHVFNSTQYQAQAYAANHENAYFTNQYYNSANIKAHYKTTGPEIWEQTHHQVTHVVAGIGTGGTISGIGRFLKEQKKDIKVWGVEPTNSVYQFFLEQGKIENNGIVHDPIEGIGRTFIPGTFDAQVVDQIFQVDAQSAKRAAQEYRAATDQLIGFSSAAVLAAVEENLSKLNFKEGDHVVLYFPDHGDRYLQKLYNSNHQETTKTFDIR